The DNA window GCGCATGACGTGCAGGCATGAAACGGGGGACGATCGTGAACGATGTGCACATGTCTCGATATCGCCGGGGTACATCGATTTCGGCGTCCTGGGCACCGACAGCGGCGCGGTCCCGCTCTGCAGCGATTCATCGCATCTGGTGAATCTCTTCATCACGCAGGACACGAAGGACATGGTCGACAACATGCTCGCGGCTTGTATCGACCAGTTGTCGGGCATCGACGACGCTCCGGCGGGCGTCGCCTGGTCCGAGGTGAAGGGGCTGTTCCGAGGGGAATAGCCGCACGGGGAGTCAAGACTCCGGCTCCCACCCGAAATACGCCCTCAGCTGGGCGTACAGATCCGGATGCCTGCGCTTCAGGGCCTGCGGCCTGACTAAGTAGTTCTCGGTCGCCACGGCGAAGAACTCGGCGGGGTCGTCGGCGCCGTACTCGTCGAGCAGGGTGTGGCGGCGGCGGTCCACGTCGCGGCAGTGGCGCTGGTACTCGCGGGAGAGGGTGTCGGCCCAGGCCTGGGGATCGACGCCGGGGCCGAGGCGGGGGGTCCCGTCGGCGTCGCCGATCTCCAGGTCGAGCTGGTGGGCGAACTCGTGCAGGACCACGTTGTAGCCGTCCTTCAGGTCCTCGGCGGCGTGCAGCACGTCGTCCCAGGCGAGGATCACCGCGCCGGTGCCCCAGGCCTCGCCGTCGAGGGGATCGTCGTACTCCTCGACCACGCCGTCGTCGTATTCCTCGACCATGCGCGGCACGAACGTGGTGGAATAGACCAGCACCGACTGCACCTGGGGGAAGACGTCGGTCTCGCGTCCCAGCAGCAGCAGGCAGGCCTGCGCCGCGATGGTCACGCGCACTTCGTTGGTCATCTCCAGGCCGCCACAGCCCTCGAAGTTCTTCTCGGCCACGAAGATCCGGGTCAGCGCCAGCAGCTCGGGCCACAGCGCTTCCGGCACACGCTTGCACAGCGGAGCGTTACGCCGGATGTGGGCCAGCCACGTGTCCGGGAAGGGCTGCGCGCAGAGCCGGCGGCGCCGGCGTTTCTTGAAGAAGTCGAACAAGGGCTCACTCCGGCGTTGAACACGTGTCCCACGCAGTGTACATCAAGATCCAGCATGAGCCTAGACGATCGCGACACTGGACTGAAGTGGCCGTTTCACCTTATCTTCCGGGTGACGCCCGCCATCCCTGGCGACGCCCGTGCCC is part of the bacterium genome and encodes:
- a CDS encoding zinc-dependent peptidase produces the protein MFDFFKKRRRRRLCAQPFPDTWLAHIRRNAPLCKRVPEALWPELLALTRIFVAEKNFEGCGGLEMTNEVRVTIAAQACLLLLGRETDVFPQVQSVLVYSTTFVPRMVEEYDDGVVEEYDDPLDGEAWGTGAVILAWDDVLHAAEDLKDGYNVVLHEFAHQLDLEIGDADGTPRLGPGVDPQAWADTLSREYQRHCRDVDRRRHTLLDEYGADDPAEFFAVATENYLVRPQALKRRHPDLYAQLRAYFGWEPES